CCACCGTCCGCCTTCGGTCGGAGGACCCGGCCGAGCCGCTGGGTGAACTCCCGCTCCGAGCCGGACCCGGCGAGCACCACCGCGACGTTGGCGTCGGGGACGTCGACGCCCTCGTCGAGGACGTTCGCCGTGACGACCCGCGAGTACGTGCCCTCGCGGAACCGGTCGAGGATCTCCCGCCGCTCCTCGGCCCCGGTCTCGCTCGTGATCGCCGGCAGCAGGTAGCGCTCGGAGAGCCGATACACGAGGTCGGTGTGGGCGGTGAAGGCGATGACGCGGTCCTCGCGGTGGCGGTCGAGCAACCGGCCGAGCGTCTCGACCTTCGCGTCCGCGTTCATCATTATCCGCCGCGCGCGCTGCTTCGCCAGCAGCGCCTCCCGCGCCTTCGGATCGTTCCCCGAACGCATCACCAGTTTTCGGTAGTCCGAGCCGCTCCGCAGCGAGAGGTTCGAGCGCTTCAGGTAGTCGACGAAGGTGCCCTGCGCCGCCTCGTAGGCCTCGCGCTCGTCGGGGCCGAGCGCGACCTCGATCCGTCGGACCTCGTAGTCGGCCAGATGCTCGCCCGCGAGGTCGTCGACGTCGGCCTCGTACACTTTCGGTCCCACGAGGTCGGCGACGACCTCGTGTGCGCCGTCGGGGCGCTCGAACGTCGCGGTCAGCCCGAGTCGGGCAGGTGCTGCGACCAGGCGGGCCGCGTCGCGGTAGCCTTCGCCCCCGAGGTGGTGCACCTCGTCGAAGACGACGAGGCCGAAGTCGCCGCCGACGTCCTCGGCGCGCAGGTAAGCGGAGTCGTACGTCGACACCGTGATGGACTCCTGCGTCTGCTCGCCGCCGCCGAACTGCCCGACCGGGACGTCGAACTCGGTTTCGAGTTCGCGTCGCCACTGTTCGAGGAGGTCGATCGTCGGGACCACTACGAGCGTCGGCACGCCGAGCGCGGCGATCGCCTCGACCGCAAGGACCGTCTTCCCGGCCCCGGTCGGGAGTTCGACGACGCCGCGGTCGTCGTTGGCACGCCAGGCCTCGACCGCCTCGCGCTGATAGGGGCGCAGGTCGTAGGCGTGCGTCAGCGACAGTCGCTCCTCGGGGCGGACGCGGTCTTGGAACGGAGCGTCGCCGGCGTGGAGCGCCGCCCGCAACTCGGCGTACCGGTGAGCGGGCGCGCGTGCGACGAGTCCCCGGTCGTCCCACGCGACGCCCGGCAGCAAGCCGGTTTTCGAGTCCGACTCGTCGAGGCCCTCGACGCGGATCGTCCCGTCCTCGAACCGCAGCGTGATCACGTCCGTGTCTGGGTCGTGATCGTATATATACTGTCGGCCGTCGCCGGCACGGTCACCGGCGGACAGAGCACCGACTCCGAGCCGATGGTCGGTCGTCAGACCGTCGACCGACCGATCGACCGCCGGTCGCTCGAAGCCACTCGTGACGCCGTGTTTTTGTATGCTGAGAGCGGACGACGGGTATGACCGACGACGCTCCCGAAACGACCGACGAGACGGCCGACCTCGACGAATCTGTCGTACAGTTCCTCCGTGACGTCGACGCCGCCCACGACGATTACGACCGCGGTTACACCGACGCGGACGCAACGCTGGCGGTCGTGATGAATCACGTCGAGACGCTGCGTGAGGTCCACGAGGCCAACGAGTAAGTCTGATCACTCGCCGAGAGCGTTCCGCCGTTACTCGCCGAGAGCGTTCCGCCGTTACTCGCCGATGAGCGTTCGGATCCGATCGACGTACTCGCCGAAGGCGGGGTCCGTCCGCTCGCGCGGGCGGTCGACATTGACGCTGACGACCTCTCGGACGCGCCCCGGATCGGCGGCCATCACGACGACGCGATCGGAGAGCTTCACCGCCTCCTCGACGTCGTGGGTGACGAACAGGACGGTTTTCCCGGTCTCAGACCAGATCCGGAGCAGCTCTCCGTGGAGCATATCCCGCGTCTGGGCGTCGACGCTGCCGAACGGTTCGTCGGCGAGCAGGATCTCCGGATCGACGGCCAGCGCGCGGGCGATGCCGACGCGCTGTTTCATCCCGCCGGAGAGTTCTTTCGGGTAGGCGTCGGCGAAGTCTTCGAGGCCGACCAGTCCGAGCATCTCGTCGACGCGACGGCTCCGATCGGGCTCTTCGACGCCCTGCTCCTCGAGTCCGAAGGTGACGTTGCCCCGGACGGTGCGCCACGGGAACAGCCCGTACTCCTGAAACACCATCCCGCGGTCGGTTCCGGGTCCGGTAACGGGGTCGCCGTCGAGTCGGATCTCGCCGCCGGTCGGCGCTTCCAGACCGGCGATCGTCCGGAAGAGCGTCGTCTTCCCGCAGCCCGAGGGGCCGACCAGGCAGACGAACTCGCCCTCGGCGACGGAGAAGCGCACGTCCGAGAGCGCCTCGACGCGCTGGCGCTCGGACTCGTAGACTTTGCTCACGCCGTCGACGACGACTTTGCGGGCCTCGGCCGCGTCGGCTCCCGTCCGGGCTTCGGTGGTCGACGCCTCGGCCGCGGCCGACTCGTCGCTCAGTCCCGCCATGCCAACGCCCTCCGTTCGACCCGCCGGAACGCCCCGTCGCTCACGAGGAAGACGAGGCTGATGACGGCCATATACGCGACGCTCACGTCGGTCGCGAGGTTCTGTGCGGCGTTGATGATCTGGAAGCCGACGCCGGGCGCGCCGAACAGTTCGGCGGCGACGACGATCATCCAACACTGGCCGATGCTCGTTCGGATCCCCGTCGCGATCGACGGGGTGGCCGCCGGGAGGATCACCTTGCGGATCATCCTGAGGTCGCCGTCGACGCCGAGAGTCTCCGCGACCTCTCGGAGGTGCGTCGAGACGCCTTCGACGCCGGCGTAGGCGTTGTAGAAGTTGATCCAGAACGCGCCGATCCCGACGATGAACGCCGCGCCGCCGTGGCCGATCCCGATCCAGACGATGGCGAAGACGATCCACGCCAGCGGCGGGATCGGGCGGAGAAAGCGCGTCACCGGCGTGAGCGCGTCGTCGAGGCGGCCGCTCCAGCCCATCGCGACCCCGAGCGCGATGCCGAGGACGCTCCCGACGACGAGGCCCGGAAGATAGTGGAGCAGGCTCTGCAGTAGGTTCGCGACGAGCCGCGTCGCCGGGAGCGAAACCCCGACGAACGGGACCGTGAACGTCGTCGGCGCGGTGAGCTCGACGACGAACGCGGTCGCGACCTCGACCGGCGACGGGAGCAGATACGTCCGGCCGACGGCCATCGCGGCGGCCTGCCAGACCGCCAGGAACGTCGCGGTCCCGACCGCGCCGTAGGCGAGGCCGGCGGTGTCGACGTCCGAGAGCGAACCGGTCGCCGTCGCGCCCCCGTCGTCCCCCGAACGCGTCGCGTCCGGCGTCCCCGCCTCGGCCGTCGCGCCGGATTCGAGGCTCATAGCGAGTCGTACACCCCGAAGTCGAACAGGTCGTCGTTCGATAGCGCTTCGTCGATCCGGCCCGCGTTCGCGGCGTACTCCGAGAAGATCTGCGCGCCCTCCGCGATCTTGTGCGGGTCGGTGATGAAGTCGGAGGCGGGCGAGTCCATCGCGCGCCGTGCTGTTTCGACCGGCAGCGACGACTCGCCGATGACGGTGCTGGCGTGCTGGGCGGCCCCGTCGGGGTTCTCGTTGGCGAAGTTCGTCGCGCGCTGGTGCTGCTCGACGAAGGCGGCCGCCTGCTCGGGGTTGTCTTCACGGAGCCGGTCGTGCATCAGCGC
This portion of the Halobellus litoreus genome encodes:
- a CDS encoding DEAD/DEAH box helicase, which translates into the protein MITLRFEDGTIRVEGLDESDSKTGLLPGVAWDDRGLVARAPAHRYAELRAALHAGDAPFQDRVRPEERLSLTHAYDLRPYQREAVEAWRANDDRGVVELPTGAGKTVLAVEAIAALGVPTLVVVPTIDLLEQWRRELETEFDVPVGQFGGGEQTQESITVSTYDSAYLRAEDVGGDFGLVVFDEVHHLGGEGYRDAARLVAAPARLGLTATFERPDGAHEVVADLVGPKVYEADVDDLAGEHLADYEVRRIEVALGPDEREAYEAAQGTFVDYLKRSNLSLRSGSDYRKLVMRSGNDPKAREALLAKQRARRIMMNADAKVETLGRLLDRHREDRVIAFTAHTDLVYRLSERYLLPAITSETGAEERREILDRFREGTYSRVVTANVLDEGVDVPDANVAVVLAGSGSEREFTQRLGRVLRPKADGGQALLYEVVSEETAEERVADRRR
- a CDS encoding ABC transporter ATP-binding protein; its protein translation is MAGLSDESAAAEASTTEARTGADAAEARKVVVDGVSKVYESERQRVEALSDVRFSVAEGEFVCLVGPSGCGKTTLFRTIAGLEAPTGGEIRLDGDPVTGPGTDRGMVFQEYGLFPWRTVRGNVTFGLEEQGVEEPDRSRRVDEMLGLVGLEDFADAYPKELSGGMKQRVGIARALAVDPEILLADEPFGSVDAQTRDMLHGELLRIWSETGKTVLFVTHDVEEAVKLSDRVVVMAADPGRVREVVSVNVDRPRERTDPAFGEYVDRIRTLIGE
- a CDS encoding ABC transporter permease; this encodes MSLESGATAEAGTPDATRSGDDGGATATGSLSDVDTAGLAYGAVGTATFLAVWQAAAMAVGRTYLLPSPVEVATAFVVELTAPTTFTVPFVGVSLPATRLVANLLQSLLHYLPGLVVGSVLGIALGVAMGWSGRLDDALTPVTRFLRPIPPLAWIVFAIVWIGIGHGGAAFIVGIGAFWINFYNAYAGVEGVSTHLREVAETLGVDGDLRMIRKVILPAATPSIATGIRTSIGQCWMIVVAAELFGAPGVGFQIINAAQNLATDVSVAYMAVISLVFLVSDGAFRRVERRALAWRD